A region from the Tachyglossus aculeatus isolate mTacAcu1 chromosome X2, mTacAcu1.pri, whole genome shotgun sequence genome encodes:
- the LOC119949332 gene encoding SLC35A4 upstream open reading frame protein: MADDKDSLPKLKDLAFLKNQLEQLQRRVEDEVQTGVGQDGSFLGSPFLKGFLAGYLIAKLRASAVLGFALGACTGIYAAQSYAIPNVEKTLRDYVRALRKGPD, translated from the exons ATGGCGGATGACAAG gactCGTTGCCGAAACTGAAGGACCTGGCCTTCCTGAAGAATCAGCTGGAACAGCTTCAGAGGCGGGTAGAGGACGAGGTCCAGACGGGTGTGGGACAG GATGGCTCGTTCCTGGGCTCGCCGTTCCTCAAGGGCTTCCTGGCCGGCTACCTCATAGCCAAGCTTCGGGCGTCGGCAGTGCTGGGCTTCGCCCTGGGGGCCTGCACGGGGATCTACGCGGCCCAGTCGTACGCCATCCCCAATGTGGAGAAGACCCTGCGGGACTACGTGCGGGCTCTGCGCAAAGGGCCCGACTAG
- the CD14 gene encoding monocyte differentiation antigen CD14 — MVLLWLLMLTTLPRPATSCSLDDEAQRCSCNFSGPDPAWNQAIVCLSALEVELRAGGRDLGPFLEKGLRDPEPLAETMRALRIRRLTLGEVTVPGALLGALLHVLGYTRLKELELEEVAVTGPLPPPAPGVDGPRLTALRLRNVSWEAAGPGRGRGGDGPAGLWPWLDTGLRELKVTGSGLERLPCPAAGAFPALRSLDLSHNPALGAAGAAAALCPGAFPGLRVLGLRDTGLSTLGPLCTALDGARGALESLDLSHNALASTGACAWPPSLRILNLAHNRLTKEPDLRALPALEKVELEGNPFSSTMEKLKDEPIADAPESPLASHLLGMLACAAAWTLLAVAGN, encoded by the exons ATG GTGCTGCTCTGGTTGCTGATGTTGACGACGCTCCCGCGCCCCGCCACCAGCTGCTCCTTGGACGACGAGGCCCAACGCTGCTCCTGCAACTTCTCGGGCCCGGACCCGGCTTGGAACCAGGCCATCGTGTGCCTGTCGGCTTTAGAGGTGGAGCTCCGCGCTGGCGGCCGCGACCTGGGCCCCTTCCTGGAGAAAGGCCTCCGGGACCCGGAGCCGCTGGCCGAAACCATGAGGGCCCTGCGGATCCGCCGCCTGACCCTGGGCGAGGTCACCGTCCCCGGCGCGCTGCTGGGCGCGCTGCTGCACGTGCTGGGCTACACGCGGCTcaaggagctggagctggaggaggtGGCGGTGACCGGCCCGCTGCCGCCGCCGGCCCCCGGGGTGGACGGGCCGCGCCTCACCGCCCTGCGCCTGAGAAACGTGAGCTGGGAGGCCGCGGGGCCAGGCCGAGGGCGCGGGGGGGACGGGCCGGCGGGGCTGTGGCCGTGGCTGGACACGGGCCTGCGGGAGCTGAAAGTGACCGGCTCGGGCCTGGAGCGCCTGCCCTGCCCCGCGGCCGGCGCCTTCCCCGCCCTGCGCTCCCTGGACCTGTCGCACAACCCGGCGCTGGGGGCGGCCGGGGCGGCCGCGGCGCTGTGCCCCGGGGCCTTCCCGGGGCTGCGGGTCCTGGGGCTCCGGGACACCGGCCTCTCCACCCTGGGCCCGCTCTGCACGGCGCTGGACGGGGCCCGGGGGGCCTTGGAGAGCCTAGACCTCAGCCACAACGCGCTAGCCAGTACGGGGGCCTGCGCCTGGCCGCCTTCGCTGCGCATCCTCAACCTGGCCCACAACCGGCTGACGAAGGAGCCGGACCTGCGGGCGCTGCCGGCCCTGGAGAAGGTGGAGCTGGAGGGGAACCCGTTCTCCAGCACCATGGAGAAGCTGAAGGACGAGCCCATCGCGGACGCCCCCGAGTCTCCCTTGGCATCCCACCTGCTGGGCATGCTGGCCTGCGCCGCAGCCTGGACGCTGCTCGCTGTGGCCGGGAATTAG
- the SLC35A4 gene encoding LOW QUALITY PROTEIN: probable UDP-sugar transporter protein SLC35A4 (The sequence of the model RefSeq protein was modified relative to this genomic sequence to represent the inferred CDS: inserted 3 bases in 3 codons; substituted 1 base at 1 genomic stop codon), with product PRNAPAVPWGPTVSLEVGRPQGGLAGPSRSRQSSRTGAHAPLRAPCQVDGRVPFRPSSAVLLTELTKPLLSVGSLPAGGRWPGAPFALPALLYSVNNNLAVHLQYHMDPTXYRVPDNLKIGGTALLHCVCLQRRLSSRQGLALLLLPTSRANYATGGVSXGSPAAPAWLRLTALGLLLLLGVYCLVLGLSYVSTELLLXALQNLFLYSFGVLVNLGLQVTDGGGPDPPDGLXGRAGLVVLSQAANGLLLSAVLKPSGSIARLFVVSSSLAVNTAPSAALLGLRLPASSFLTLLLVGPAVRLYYGSR from the exons CCCAGAAACGCTCCCGCGGTCCCGTGGGGCCCCACGGTGAGCCTGGAAGTGGGGAGACCCCAGGGCGGACTCGCTGGGCCCTCACGCTCCCGTCAATCATCGCGTACGGGGGCCCACGCCCCACTGCGGGCGCCGTGCCAGGTGGACGGCCGCGTGCCCTTCCGCCCCTCCTCGGCCGTGCTACTGACGGAGCTGACCAAGCCGCTGCTGTCGGTGGGCTCCCTGCCGGCCGGAGGGCGTTGGCCGGGGGCCCCCTTCGCCCTGCCGGCCCTGCTCTACAGCGTCAACAACAACCTGGCCGTCCATCTGCAATACCACATGGACCCCA CCTACCGGGTGCCCGACAACCTGAAGATCGGCGGCACGGCCCTGCTCCACTGCGTCTGCCTGCAGCggcgcctgtcatc ACGCCAGGGCCTGGCGCTTCTGCTGCTGCCCACCTCCAGGGCCAACTACGCCAcggggggggtct gggggagccCGGCCGCCCCTGCATGGCTCCGCCTGACGGCCctgggcctgctgctgctgctcggcGTGTACTGTCTTGTCTTGGGCCTGAGCTACGTGTCCACCGAGCTGCTTT AGGCCCTACAGAACCTCTTCCTTTACTCGTTCGGCGTGCTGGTCAACCTGGGGCTCCAAGTGACCGACGGCGGCGGCCCCGACCCACCGGACGGCCTCTGAGGCCGGGCCGGCCTGGTGGTCCTCAGCCAGGCCGCCAACGGGCTGCTCCTGTCGGCCGTCTTGAAGCCCAGTGGCAGCATCGCCCGGCTCTTtgtcgtctcctcctccctcgcGGTCAACACGGCGCCGTCGGCCGCCCTTCTCGGCCTGCGgctccccgcctcctccttccTGACCCTGCTGCTCGTCGGCCCGGCCGTCCGCCTTTACTACGGCAGCCGCTAG